One Pectobacterium polaris DNA window includes the following coding sequences:
- a CDS encoding D-hexose-6-phosphate mutarotase — translation MHNTMFSLPVTKQISATLTQRQLDQLPIIVVDHPEVRAAVALQGAHLLSWQPTNEEPVLWLSDNTPFTHHVAIRGGVPICFPWFGPFADPNHGFARLLPWEFTAHSEDEHGVQLTFTLQDNEETRKSWPHAFTLIARFKLGKECGIELEAHGDYSITSALHTYFNIGDISDIRIAGLGETFIDKVDQGKLATQQGDLVFTDRTDRIYTQPQDTSVVHDAVLKRAIEVHHTHHSDVVSWNPGAELSRTISDMTDEGYKTFVCVETARINQPFVASANAPARLATVIRIKK, via the coding sequence ATGCATAACACAATGTTCTCACTCCCCGTCACGAAGCAAATTAGCGCAACCCTCACCCAACGTCAGTTGGACCAATTACCTATTATCGTCGTTGACCATCCTGAAGTTCGCGCGGCAGTCGCCTTACAAGGTGCGCACCTGCTTAGCTGGCAGCCAACAAACGAAGAGCCGGTGCTCTGGCTGAGCGACAATACGCCTTTTACTCATCACGTTGCGATTCGCGGCGGTGTCCCGATCTGTTTCCCTTGGTTCGGCCCTTTCGCCGATCCTAATCACGGTTTTGCCCGTCTGCTGCCGTGGGAATTTACCGCCCACAGCGAAGATGAACACGGCGTACAGCTCACGTTCACGCTGCAAGACAATGAAGAAACGCGCAAGAGCTGGCCGCATGCATTCACGCTCATCGCCCGTTTCAAGCTGGGCAAGGAATGTGGCATTGAACTGGAAGCGCATGGCGATTACAGCATTACCAGCGCGCTGCACACCTATTTCAATATCGGCGATATCAGCGATATCCGCATTGCGGGTCTGGGTGAGACATTCATTGATAAGGTGGATCAGGGCAAGCTGGCAACGCAGCAAGGCGATCTGGTCTTTACCGACCGTACAGACCGCATTTATACCCAGCCGCAGGACACCAGTGTGGTACATGACGCTGTGCTGAAACGTGCTATCGAAGTGCACCATACGCACCATAGCGATGTCGTATCATGGAACCCCGGTGCAGAGCTCTCTCGTACGATTAGCGATATGACCGATGAGGGATATAAAACGTTCGTGTGTGTGGAAACTGCGCGCATTAATCAACCGTTTGTCGCATCCGCCAACGCACCAGCGCGTCTGGCGACGGTTATCCGCATCAAGAAATAA
- the gapA gene encoding glyceraldehyde-3-phosphate dehydrogenase has translation MTIKVGINGFGRIGRIVFRAAQERSDIEIVAINDLLDAEYMAYMLKYDSTHGRFNGTVEVKDGHLVVNGKTIRVTAERDPANLKWNEVNVDVVAEATGLFLTDDTARKHIAAGAKKVVLTGPSKDDTPMFVMGVNHKTYAGQEIVSNASCTTNCLAPLAKVINDNFGIVEALMTTVHATTATQKTVDGPSHKDWRGGRGAAQNIIPSSTGAAKAVGKVIPELNGKLTGMAFRVPTPNVSVVDLTARLEKPASYKEICAAIKAASEGELKGVLGYTEDEVVSTDFNGEKLTSVFDAKAGIALSDNFVKLVSWYDNETGYSNKVLDLIAHISK, from the coding sequence ATGACTATCAAAGTAGGTATCAACGGTTTTGGCCGTATCGGCCGTATTGTTTTTCGCGCTGCGCAAGAGCGTTCTGACATCGAGATCGTTGCAATCAACGACCTGTTAGATGCTGAGTACATGGCGTACATGCTGAAGTACGACTCAACTCATGGTCGTTTCAACGGCACCGTTGAAGTTAAAGATGGCCACCTGGTTGTTAACGGCAAAACCATTCGTGTTACCGCAGAGCGCGATCCTGCGAACCTGAAGTGGAACGAAGTCAACGTGGACGTTGTTGCTGAAGCAACTGGTCTGTTCCTGACTGACGACACTGCACGTAAACACATCGCTGCTGGTGCGAAGAAAGTCGTTCTGACTGGTCCATCTAAAGATGACACCCCGATGTTCGTTATGGGCGTAAACCACAAAACTTACGCTGGTCAGGAAATCGTTTCTAACGCATCTTGCACCACCAACTGCCTGGCGCCACTGGCAAAAGTTATCAACGACAACTTCGGTATCGTTGAAGCACTGATGACCACCGTTCACGCAACCACTGCAACGCAGAAAACGGTTGATGGCCCGTCTCACAAAGACTGGCGCGGCGGCCGCGGCGCAGCACAGAACATCATCCCATCTTCTACCGGTGCTGCTAAAGCAGTAGGTAAAGTGATTCCTGAGCTGAACGGCAAACTGACTGGTATGGCGTTCCGCGTTCCTACCCCGAACGTTTCTGTTGTTGACCTGACTGCACGTCTGGAAAAACCAGCGTCTTACAAAGAAATCTGTGCAGCAATCAAAGCCGCTTCTGAAGGCGAGCTGAAAGGCGTTCTGGGTTACACCGAAGACGAAGTGGTTTCTACCGATTTCAACGGTGAAAAACTGACTTCCGTATTCGATGCTAAAGCAGGTATCGCACTGAGCGATAACTTTGTGAAACTGGTTTCTTGGTACGACAACGAAACTGGTTACTCAAACAAAGTTCTGGATCTGATCGCTCACATCTCTAAATAA
- the msrB gene encoding peptide-methionine (R)-S-oxide reductase MsrB: MTNDSASRTPSDNTELTEMQRYVTQQRGTEPAFSGKLLHNKRTGAYHCLCCQAPLFYSDSKYDSGCGWPSFDQPVSSEAIRYLEDESHNMRRIEIRCGQCDAHLGHVFPDGPKTTGERYCVNSASLSFIDDVDGERVDG, encoded by the coding sequence ATGACTAACGACTCCGCTTCACGTACTCCGTCCGACAATACTGAATTGACAGAGATGCAGCGCTATGTCACCCAGCAACGTGGTACGGAACCTGCGTTTTCAGGCAAATTGCTGCATAACAAGCGCACTGGCGCTTATCACTGCCTGTGCTGCCAGGCTCCGCTGTTTTATTCCGACAGCAAATACGACTCCGGCTGTGGCTGGCCGAGCTTCGATCAACCGGTCTCCTCAGAGGCTATTCGCTATCTGGAAGATGAGTCACACAACATGCGCCGTATCGAGATCCGCTGCGGGCAGTGTGATGCGCACCTGGGGCACGTGTTCCCTGATGGCCCGAAAACCACGGGCGAACGCTACTGCGTGAATTCGGCTTCACTGAGTTTCATCGACGACGTTGATGGCGAACGCGTTGACGGGTAA
- a CDS encoding YeaC family protein: MELNDLIDAMTPEIYQRLVTAVELGKWPDGVALTAEQKENCLQMVMMWQARHNEQAEHMTIGTDGEIVMKSKQELKREFNIADAIITLKPNA; encoded by the coding sequence ATGGAACTCAATGATCTGATCGACGCCATGACGCCAGAAATTTACCAACGGTTAGTCACGGCGGTGGAGCTGGGCAAATGGCCAGACGGTGTCGCGTTGACAGCTGAACAGAAAGAAAACTGTCTGCAAATGGTGATGATGTGGCAGGCTCGCCATAACGAACAGGCTGAGCACATGACGATTGGCACCGATGGCGAAATCGTGATGAAGAGCAAGCAGGAGCTTAAGCGCGAGTTTAACATCGCTGACGCCATTATTACGCTGAAACCCAACGCGTAA
- the pncA gene encoding bifunctional nicotinamidase/pyrazinamidase, translating into MKKALLLVDLQNDFCPDGALAVNEGDRVIEVANRAIEACIAAGIAVIASQDWHPANHGSFAVNANTKIGELGELNGWPQIWWPIHCVQGTSGADFHPALNQSAIQWVVQKGTQPEIDSYSAFFDNGHRVKTELDEWLHANYITHLIILGLATDYCVKFSVLDAIALGYHTEVLVDGCRGVNLSPDDSEFALREMAQRGAILTDMTQFLTTLSAAH; encoded by the coding sequence ATGAAAAAAGCATTGCTATTAGTTGATCTGCAAAATGATTTTTGTCCCGACGGTGCATTGGCTGTTAACGAAGGCGACCGCGTCATCGAGGTGGCTAACCGCGCTATTGAGGCCTGCATAGCCGCTGGCATCGCGGTAATTGCCAGTCAGGATTGGCACCCCGCTAATCACGGCAGCTTTGCGGTTAATGCAAATACCAAGATCGGAGAACTCGGTGAGTTAAACGGGTGGCCACAGATTTGGTGGCCGATTCACTGCGTACAGGGAACATCCGGCGCTGATTTTCATCCAGCACTGAATCAGTCGGCTATTCAGTGGGTGGTGCAAAAAGGAACCCAGCCGGAGATCGATAGCTATAGCGCTTTTTTCGATAACGGACATCGGGTGAAAACCGAATTAGATGAGTGGCTACATGCCAACTACATCACCCATCTGATTATTCTGGGGCTGGCGACCGATTATTGCGTCAAGTTCAGCGTGTTGGATGCGATTGCTCTGGGCTATCACACTGAAGTCTTGGTGGATGGCTGTCGTGGCGTAAATCTTTCGCCCGATGACAGTGAATTCGCATTACGGGAAATGGCGCAGCGTGGGGCGATACTGACGGATATGACGCAGTTTCTTACTACGTTGTCTGCCGCCCACTAA
- the ansA gene encoding asparaginase, which produces MRKKSIYVAYTGGTIGMQRSANGYVPVSGHLQQQLAKMPEFHREEMPSFTIHEYDPLIDSSDMTPADWQSIADDIQNHYDDYDGFVILHGTDTMAFTASALSFMLENLAKPVIVTGSQIPLAELRSDGQTNLLNALYVAANHPINEVALFFNNKLLRGNRTTKAHADGFDAFASPNYPPLLEAGIHIRRLAPTVECSNCPPLKVHHITPQPIGVITIYPGISADVISNFLRQPVKALILRSYGVGNAPQSPGLLHELREASARGIVVVNLTQCISGRVNMGGYATGNALAHAGVISGFDMTVEAALTKLHYLLSQQDLSADDIRQLMQQNLHGELSDKD; this is translated from the coding sequence ATGCGAAAGAAATCCATTTATGTCGCCTACACGGGCGGCACCATCGGTATGCAGCGCTCGGCCAATGGCTATGTTCCGGTATCCGGTCATTTACAGCAGCAGTTGGCAAAAATGCCGGAATTCCACCGTGAAGAGATGCCGTCGTTCACGATTCATGAATATGACCCGCTGATCGATTCGTCTGATATGACGCCAGCAGATTGGCAATCCATCGCGGACGATATTCAAAACCATTACGATGATTACGACGGTTTCGTGATTCTGCATGGTACTGACACGATGGCGTTCACCGCATCCGCGCTCTCGTTTATGCTGGAAAATCTTGCCAAGCCGGTTATCGTGACAGGGTCACAAATTCCGTTAGCGGAATTGCGCTCGGACGGCCAGACCAACCTGCTGAACGCGCTGTACGTTGCGGCTAACCATCCGATTAATGAAGTCGCCCTCTTCTTCAATAACAAACTGCTGCGCGGCAACCGCACCACCAAAGCTCACGCGGATGGCTTTGATGCCTTCGCCTCCCCCAATTATCCACCACTGCTGGAAGCCGGTATCCATATTCGTCGGCTGGCACCGACCGTAGAATGCAGCAACTGTCCGCCGCTAAAAGTACATCACATTACGCCACAGCCTATCGGGGTGATTACGATTTACCCCGGCATTTCTGCAGATGTCATCAGCAATTTCCTCCGTCAGCCAGTGAAGGCGCTTATCCTGCGCTCCTACGGCGTTGGCAACGCGCCGCAAAGCCCCGGGCTGCTGCATGAATTACGTGAAGCCTCCGCACGCGGCATTGTGGTCGTCAACCTGACACAGTGTATTTCTGGGCGCGTAAATATGGGCGGCTATGCGACAGGCAATGCGCTGGCGCATGCGGGCGTTATCAGTGGCTTTGACATGACCGTCGAAGCCGCATTGACCAAGCTGCATTACTTACTGAGCCAGCAAGACTTAAGCGCCGATGACATTCGCCAGTTGATGCAGCAAAACCTGCACGGGGAATTGAGCGATAAAGATTGA
- the sppA gene encoding signal peptide peptidase SppA, with protein sequence MRTLWRIFSGFFKWTWRLLNFIREFILNIFLIALILVGVGIYSQVKTTPEEATKGALLVDLTGVVVDQPTVNNKLRQLGREFFGASNNRRQENSLFDIVDSIRQAKSDDNITGMVLDLSDFTGADQPSMQYIGKALREFRDSGKPIYAVGDSYNQSQYYLASFANTVSLTPQGSVDLHGFATNNLYFKSMLDKLKVTTNIFRVGTYKSAVEPYLRDDMSPAARDADGRWINALWQQYLNTVSANRQITPQQLFPGATSILAGLQAVQGDTARYALDNKLVDEVASRSVTEQSLVKAFGWNSQKNNFNFISIYDYTIKPPVQNNNQIAVVFANGAIIDGPETPGMVGGDTTAAQIRAARLDPKVKALVLRVNSPGGSVTASELIRSELMALRLAGKPIVVSMGGMAASGGYWISTPANAIISSASTLTGSIGIFGVITTFEDSLENLGVHTDGVATSPLADLSITKSLPPEFSQMMQLSIERGYKNFIDIVAQARKKTPEQIDQIAQGHVWVGSDAKENGLVDQIGDFDDAVKKAAELAKLGQYQLNWYAEQPGLLDTMLNQVNASVYTLLPVAVQSMLPAPVAQLAEVMRSQPSIMNNLNDPQNRYAFCLNCGEVR encoded by the coding sequence ATGCGCACATTGTGGCGAATTTTTAGCGGATTTTTTAAGTGGACATGGCGTCTGCTTAATTTTATCAGAGAATTTATTCTCAATATTTTCCTTATTGCTCTGATTTTAGTGGGTGTTGGGATCTACTCACAGGTAAAAACGACGCCTGAAGAAGCCACGAAGGGTGCGCTGCTGGTCGATCTGACGGGCGTGGTCGTTGATCAACCCACCGTTAACAACAAATTGCGTCAATTAGGACGCGAATTCTTCGGCGCATCGAACAACCGTCGCCAGGAGAACTCACTGTTCGATATTGTCGACAGTATTCGTCAGGCAAAGAGTGACGACAACATCACGGGAATGGTGCTGGATCTCAGCGACTTTACCGGTGCCGACCAACCGTCTATGCAATACATCGGTAAGGCGCTGCGCGAATTTCGCGATAGCGGCAAACCTATTTATGCAGTCGGCGACAGCTACAACCAGTCTCAATACTATTTGGCCAGTTTTGCCAATACGGTGTCATTGACGCCACAAGGCAGTGTTGATCTGCACGGTTTCGCAACCAACAACCTCTACTTCAAGTCCATGCTGGACAAGCTGAAAGTGACCACCAATATCTTCCGTGTGGGAACCTATAAATCAGCCGTTGAGCCGTATCTGCGTGACGATATGTCTCCTGCTGCGCGCGATGCCGATGGCCGTTGGATCAATGCCCTGTGGCAGCAGTATTTAAATACCGTTTCTGCTAACCGCCAGATTACACCTCAGCAGCTCTTCCCGGGCGCAACCAGCATCCTTGCAGGCTTGCAGGCCGTTCAGGGCGATACCGCACGCTATGCGCTGGATAACAAACTGGTCGATGAAGTGGCATCACGTTCCGTGACTGAGCAATCGCTGGTTAAAGCGTTCGGCTGGAATAGTCAGAAGAACAACTTCAACTTCATCAGCATTTACGACTACACCATCAAACCACCGGTACAAAACAACAACCAGATCGCGGTTGTGTTTGCCAATGGCGCAATCATTGATGGTCCGGAAACGCCGGGAATGGTCGGCGGTGATACCACGGCAGCACAAATCCGCGCCGCGCGCCTCGATCCTAAAGTCAAAGCGCTGGTATTACGCGTCAATAGCCCCGGCGGTAGCGTTACCGCGTCGGAGCTGATTCGCTCAGAACTGATGGCGCTCCGTTTGGCGGGTAAACCGATCGTGGTATCCATGGGCGGCATGGCGGCATCAGGCGGCTACTGGATCTCAACGCCTGCGAACGCAATCATCTCCAGCGCCAGTACGCTGACCGGTTCTATCGGTATTTTTGGCGTGATTACCACGTTCGAAGATTCGCTGGAAAACCTTGGCGTCCACACGGATGGCGTGGCTACCTCGCCGTTGGCCGATCTGTCGATTACGAAATCACTGCCGCCTGAATTTTCCCAGATGATGCAGTTGAGTATCGAACGCGGTTATAAGAACTTCATCGATATCGTGGCGCAGGCTCGTAAGAAAACGCCTGAGCAAATCGATCAGATCGCACAAGGTCACGTTTGGGTCGGTAGCGATGCGAAAGAAAATGGTTTGGTCGATCAGATCGGCGATTTTGATGATGCCGTGAAGAAAGCCGCTGAGTTGGCAAAACTGGGACAATATCAGTTGAACTGGTATGCCGAACAGCCAGGCCTGCTCGACACGATGCTGAATCAGGTGAACGCTTCCGTTTATACCCTGCTGCCCGTTGCCGTCCAGTCTATGCTGCCAGCGCCGGTCGCACAGCTGGCGGAAGTCATGCGGTCACAGCCGTCCATCATGAATAACCTGAACGACCCGCAGAACCGGTACGCATTTTGCCTCAACTGCGGAGAAGTCCGGTAG
- a CDS encoding NAD(P)H nitroreductase: MDALELLLNRRSASRLTAPAPTGDALNNIIHAGMRAPDHGAMKPWRFFMIENDGLDRFSSLLTRAAQQEGLDDAGIDKARQAPYRAPLIITVVAHCEENPKVPLWEQIVSAGCAVQAMQMAALAQGFNGVWRSGAWTHNTLVREAFNCREQDEIVGFLYLGTPVLKASTTVTPLDPDAFVHYF; the protein is encoded by the coding sequence ATGGATGCTCTTGAATTGCTATTGAATCGTCGTTCGGCCTCGCGCCTGACCGCGCCAGCACCGACGGGTGACGCATTGAATAACATTATCCACGCCGGTATGCGTGCGCCGGATCATGGCGCAATGAAGCCGTGGCGCTTTTTTATGATCGAAAATGACGGTTTGGATCGTTTTAGTTCGCTACTGACCCGTGCAGCACAGCAGGAAGGGTTGGACGACGCCGGTATCGATAAAGCGCGTCAGGCACCTTATCGCGCACCGCTGATTATCACCGTTGTTGCGCATTGTGAAGAGAACCCGAAAGTCCCGCTTTGGGAACAAATTGTTTCCGCTGGCTGTGCGGTTCAGGCCATGCAGATGGCGGCATTGGCGCAGGGCTTTAACGGTGTCTGGCGTAGCGGTGCCTGGACGCACAATACGCTGGTGCGTGAAGCGTTCAACTGCCGTGAACAGGATGAAATCGTCGGTTTCCTCTATCTGGGGACGCCCGTGCTCAAAGCCTCGACAACGGTCACGCCGCTTGATCCCGACGCGTTTGTTCACTACTTCTGA
- a CDS encoding DNA topoisomerase III — MRLFIAEKPSLARAIADVLPKPHRRGDGFIACGQNDVVTWCVGHLLEQAQPDVYDARYARWSLADLPIIPQKWLLQPRPSVSKQLNAIKKLLNDATEVIHAGDPDREGQLLVDEVLEYLSLPEEKRQQVRRCLVNDLNPQAVERAVSRLRENREFIPLCVSALARSRADWLYGINMTRAYTILGRNAGYDGVLSVGRVQTPVLGLVVRRDEEIENFVSKDYFEVKAHIVTPADERFVAMWQPSESCEPYQDEEGRLLHRSLADHVVKRIEGQPAIVTSYNDKRESEIAPLPYSLSTLQIEAAKRFGLSAQQVLDVCQKLYETHKLITYPRSDCRYLPEEHFAGRHAVLNAISVHQPDLLPQPVMDVDRRNRCWDDGKVDAHHAIIPTARSASASLTENERKVYGLVARQYIMQFCPDAVFRKCVIELDIAGGKFIAKARFLAEAGWRTLLGGKERDEENEGTPLPVVAKGDELLCERGEVVERQTQPPRPFTDATLLSAMTGIARFVQDKELKKILRATDGLGTEATRAGIIELLFKRTFLFKKARYIHASEAGRALIHSLPASAAHPDMTAHWEATLTQISEKKCRYQDFMQPLTHSLQELIQQAKQNGAVRAFKGLSAPPSGASKRRKPQTKKAKEQEQ, encoded by the coding sequence ATGCGACTTTTTATTGCCGAAAAGCCCAGCCTTGCGCGGGCGATTGCAGACGTGTTACCCAAACCGCATCGACGCGGCGATGGCTTTATTGCCTGCGGTCAAAATGATGTTGTGACGTGGTGCGTGGGGCACCTGCTGGAGCAGGCGCAACCGGATGTTTATGATGCGCGCTATGCTCGTTGGTCGCTTGCCGATCTCCCTATCATTCCCCAGAAATGGCTATTGCAGCCGCGACCCTCGGTTAGTAAGCAGCTCAACGCCATAAAAAAGCTCCTGAATGATGCCACCGAAGTGATTCACGCGGGAGACCCCGATCGTGAAGGACAACTGCTGGTGGATGAGGTGCTGGAATATCTTTCGCTGCCGGAAGAAAAACGCCAGCAGGTACGTCGTTGCCTGGTTAACGATCTCAATCCACAGGCGGTAGAACGTGCTGTTTCTCGTCTTCGTGAGAACCGAGAATTCATCCCTTTGTGCGTGTCGGCGCTGGCGCGTTCCCGTGCAGATTGGCTCTATGGCATTAACATGACCCGCGCCTATACGATATTAGGGCGCAATGCGGGCTATGACGGCGTGCTGTCGGTTGGCCGCGTGCAAACGCCGGTGCTGGGACTGGTGGTGCGCCGAGATGAAGAGATAGAAAACTTCGTTTCCAAAGATTACTTTGAAGTGAAAGCCCATATCGTGACGCCTGCCGATGAGCGTTTTGTCGCGATGTGGCAGCCCAGCGAATCCTGTGAACCTTATCAGGATGAAGAAGGGCGATTGCTGCATCGATCGTTGGCGGATCATGTCGTCAAGCGTATCGAAGGCCAGCCCGCGATTGTCACCAGCTATAATGATAAACGGGAATCAGAAATCGCGCCGTTGCCTTATTCGCTGTCGACGTTACAGATCGAAGCCGCGAAGCGTTTCGGGCTGAGTGCGCAGCAGGTACTGGACGTGTGCCAGAAGCTCTATGAAACCCATAAGCTGATTACGTACCCGCGTTCTGACTGTCGCTATCTGCCAGAGGAGCATTTTGCCGGGCGTCATGCCGTCTTGAATGCGATATCCGTACACCAGCCCGATCTGTTGCCACAACCGGTCATGGATGTGGATCGACGTAATCGCTGCTGGGACGATGGTAAGGTTGATGCTCACCACGCGATTATTCCCACCGCCCGCAGCGCAAGTGCCTCGCTGACGGAGAATGAGCGCAAGGTGTATGGTTTAGTCGCGCGGCAGTACATCATGCAATTCTGCCCGGACGCCGTGTTTCGCAAGTGTGTCATTGAACTGGATATTGCGGGTGGTAAATTTATTGCCAAAGCGCGATTCCTGGCCGAAGCCGGTTGGCGCACGTTGTTAGGTGGCAAAGAGCGGGACGAAGAAAACGAAGGGACGCCGCTGCCCGTGGTGGCAAAAGGTGATGAGCTATTGTGTGAGCGCGGCGAGGTAGTCGAGCGTCAAACACAGCCGCCGCGGCCTTTTACCGATGCCACGCTGTTGTCAGCGATGACAGGCATCGCGCGTTTTGTGCAGGATAAAGAACTAAAGAAAATCCTGCGGGCGACCGATGGGTTAGGAACCGAGGCGACGCGCGCGGGTATTATCGAGCTATTGTTTAAACGGACATTTCTGTTTAAGAAAGCCCGCTATATTCACGCGAGCGAAGCGGGGCGGGCGTTGATTCACTCACTGCCTGCGAGCGCGGCGCACCCTGACATGACAGCACATTGGGAAGCTACGTTGACGCAAATCAGCGAGAAGAAATGTCGCTATCAGGATTTTATGCAACCGTTGACCCACTCCTTGCAGGAACTGATTCAGCAAGCGAAACAGAACGGCGCGGTGAGGGCGTTTAAAGGGCTTTCTGCACCGCCGTCAGGTGCTTCAAAACGGCGTAAGCCTCAGACTAAAAAAGCGAAGGAGCAGGAGCAATGA
- a CDS encoding YnjH family protein, which produces MKSLVSLCFASVMLVLPTLAQANRGGTDIVVPVPPEVWGAGTAVREQSNNCLRCCVYENRNYSEGAVVKVEGVILQCVRDKQTLGTNNLIWQLVKQ; this is translated from the coding sequence ATGAAATCGTTAGTGTCTTTGTGTTTCGCCAGTGTGATGCTGGTACTGCCTACGCTGGCACAGGCTAATCGTGGCGGAACGGATATTGTTGTTCCTGTTCCACCGGAAGTGTGGGGCGCTGGGACCGCGGTGCGTGAGCAAAGTAACAACTGCCTGCGCTGCTGCGTGTATGAAAACCGGAACTATTCTGAGGGCGCGGTGGTAAAGGTTGAAGGGGTGATTCTGCAATGCGTGCGCGACAAGCAAACGCTGGGAACGAATAACCTGATATGGCAGTTGGTTAAGCAATAA
- the xthA gene encoding exodeoxyribonuclease III has translation MKFVSFNINGLRARPHQLAAIIEQHQPDVIGLQETKVHDDMFPLEDVSQYGYHVYYHGQKGHYGVALLCKTQPIEVRRGFPTDEEDAQRRIIMADFATEHGTLTVVNGYFPQGESRDHPVKFPAKTRFYQDLQTYLEQHHSATQPLIVMGDVNISPTDLDIGIGEENRKRWLRTGKCSFLPEEREWMARLQGWGLIDTFRAANPDSNDRFSWFDYRSAGFDDNRGLRIDLILASTFLAERCVATGIDYDIRGMEKPSDHAPIWAQFSL, from the coding sequence ATGAAATTTGTATCTTTTAATATCAATGGCCTGCGGGCGCGCCCTCATCAGTTAGCCGCCATTATCGAACAACACCAGCCGGATGTGATCGGGTTGCAGGAAACCAAAGTCCACGATGACATGTTTCCGTTAGAGGATGTCAGCCAGTACGGCTACCACGTTTATTATCACGGACAAAAAGGTCACTACGGCGTCGCGTTGCTGTGTAAAACGCAGCCCATTGAGGTTCGTCGCGGTTTCCCAACGGATGAAGAAGACGCACAGCGCCGGATCATCATGGCGGATTTTGCCACTGAGCACGGCACGCTCACGGTCGTTAACGGGTATTTCCCGCAGGGAGAAAGCCGCGACCATCCGGTGAAATTCCCCGCCAAGACGCGCTTTTATCAGGACCTCCAAACCTATCTGGAACAGCACCACAGCGCGACACAACCGCTGATCGTGATGGGTGATGTCAATATTAGCCCTACCGATCTGGATATCGGCATCGGCGAAGAGAACCGTAAGCGCTGGTTGCGTACGGGTAAATGTTCTTTCCTGCCGGAAGAGCGTGAATGGATGGCGCGTTTGCAAGGCTGGGGGCTTATCGACACCTTCCGTGCCGCGAATCCCGACAGCAACGATCGTTTTTCGTGGTTTGACTACCGTTCTGCCGGGTTCGATGACAACCGAGGCCTGCGTATTGACCTGATTCTCGCCAGTACGTTCCTGGCCGAACGCTGCGTCGCTACCGGTATTGATTACGATATCCGAGGGATGGAAAAACCGTCTGACCATGCACCGATCTGGGCACAGTTTTCGTTGTAG
- a CDS encoding trimeric intracellular cation channel family protein: MLTYIYLIAITAEGMSGALAAGRRNMDIFGVGMIAFITALGGGTVRDILLGNYPIGWTQHPGYIYLTIGAGLFTIIIARFMHHLHRLFLVLDAMGLIAFTVIGCNVALQLNYSTTVVVMAGIVTGIFGGILRDIFCNRTPMVLKKELYASVSLLVALLYLGLKSLNINHDINLLASFTIGLAVRLAAIRWSWQLPVFSYVPGRWKGKA, from the coding sequence GTGCTGACTTACATCTATCTGATCGCGATTACGGCTGAAGGGATGTCCGGGGCGCTGGCCGCTGGACGTCGTAATATGGATATTTTTGGCGTAGGCATGATTGCCTTTATCACCGCGCTTGGCGGTGGCACCGTTCGCGATATTCTCCTCGGTAATTATCCCATTGGCTGGACGCAACATCCCGGCTATATCTACCTCACCATTGGTGCGGGTCTTTTCACAATTATCATTGCACGCTTCATGCATCATCTGCACCGACTCTTTCTGGTTCTGGATGCGATGGGGCTGATTGCTTTTACGGTTATTGGCTGCAACGTCGCACTGCAACTGAATTACTCAACGACGGTGGTGGTGATGGCGGGTATCGTAACCGGAATTTTCGGTGGAATATTGCGTGATATTTTCTGCAACCGTACGCCAATGGTGCTGAAGAAAGAGCTGTACGCCAGCGTCTCGCTTTTAGTCGCACTTTTATATCTGGGACTAAAGTCGCTTAATATTAATCACGATATTAACCTGCTGGCGTCATTCACGATTGGTTTGGCCGTGCGTCTGGCAGCAATTCGCTGGTCGTGGCAGCTCCCTGTATTTTCTTATGTTCCTGGGCGCTGGAAAGGGAAGGCGTAA